One window of Acanthochromis polyacanthus isolate Apoly-LR-REF ecotype Palm Island chromosome 19, KAUST_Apoly_ChrSc, whole genome shotgun sequence genomic DNA carries:
- the dhx8 gene encoding LOW QUALITY PROTEIN: ATP-dependent RNA helicase DHX8 (The sequence of the model RefSeq protein was modified relative to this genomic sequence to represent the inferred CDS: deleted 1 base in 1 codon) translates to MSAVVYVPEQKHDSWRMADGGVDELSQLEYLSLVSKVCTELDNHLGISDKDLAEFVISLAEKQTSFDGFKALLVQNGAEFTDSLISNLLRLIQTMRPPSKASTSKASELKPKSEKDKLKEMFPALCRPNDPAPKRLLDEDDVKVAADAMKELEMFMPSVSGTDSKGSKSKTEKSRRHSRSRSRSRDRDRHRDRDREKDRKRRHRSRSRSRSRSRDRDRHRERDRDRDRGKRRDKTSRWSDRSPSPRKEQDRDSDRWKDKHVDRPPPEEPSVGDIYNGKVTSIMQFGCFVQLEGLRKRWEGLVHISELRREGRVANVADVVSKGQRVKVKVLSFTGSKTSLSMKDVDQETGEDLNPNRRRNVGPDGGEEISMRNPDRPSNLNLGQAPELEQDDTLERKRLTKISDPEKWEIKQMIAANVLSKEEFPDFDDETGILPKVDDEEDEDLEIELVEEEPPFLRGHTKQSMDMSPVKIVKNPDGSLSQAAMMQSALAKERRELKQAAREAEMDSIPMGLNKHWVDPLPDADGRQIAANMRGIGMMPNDIPEWKKHAFGGNKASYGKKTQLSILEQRESLPIYKLKEQLIQAVHDNQILIVIGETGSGKTTQITQYLAEAGYTTRGKIGCTQPRRVAAMSVAKRVSEEYGCCLGQEVGYTIRFEDCTSPETVIKYMTDGMLLRECLIDSELGQYAIIMLDEAHERTIHTDVLFGLLKKTVQKRTDMKLIVTSATLDAVKFSQYFYEAPIFTIPGRTYPVEVLYTKEPETDYLDASLITVMQIHLTEPPGDILVFLTGQEEIDTACEILYERMKSLGPDVPELIILPVYSALPSEMQTRIFDPAPPGSRKVVIATNIAETSLTIDGIYYVVDPGFVKQKVYNSKTGIDQLVVTPISQAQAKQRAGRAGRTGPGKCYRLYTERAYRDEMLTTNVPEIQRTNLASTVLSLKAMGINDLLSFDFMDAPPMETLITAMEQLYTLGALDDEGLLTRLGRRMAEFPLEPMLCKMLIMSVHLGCSEEMLTIVSMLSVQNVFYRPKDKQALADQKKAKFHQPEGDHLTLLAVYNSWKNNKFSNPWCYENFIQARSLRRAQDIRKQMLGIMDRHKLDVVSCGKATVRVQKAICSGFFRNAAKKDPQEGYRTLIDQQVVYIHPSSALFNRQPEWVVYHELVLTTKEYMREVTTIDPRWLVEFSPAFFKVSDPTRLSKQKKQQRLEPLYNRYEEPNAWRISRAFRRR, encoded by the exons ATGTCCGCCGTCGTCTACGTTCCG GAACAAAAACACGACTCGTGGAGGATGGCAGACGGCGGAGTGGACGAGCTTTCGCAGCTAGAATATTTGTCTTTGGTGTCTAAAGTGTGTACGGAGCTCGACAACCATCTGGGAATAAGTGACAAAGATTTAG CTGAATTTGTCATCAGCCTCGCAGAAAAACAAACGAGCTTCGATGGATTCAAAGCTCTCTTGGTTCAAAATGGAGCCGAATTCACA GATTCTCTCATCAGTAACCTGCTCAGGCTCATCCAGACTATGCGACCTCCATCCAAGGCATCTACAAGTAAAG CCTCTGAGCTGAAGCCGAAGTCAGAGAAAGACAAGCTGAAGGAGATGTTTCCTGCTCTGTGTCGACCAAATGATCCAGCTCCAAAG AGGCTTCTGGATGAAGATGACGTGAAAGTCGCAGCCGATGCCATGAAGGAGCTGGAAATGTTTATGCCCAGCGTCAGCGGGACGGACTCCAAAGGCAGCAAGAGCAA GACAGAAAAAAGCAGGCGACACAGCCGAAGTCGCAGCCGAAGCAGAGACAGAGACCGACACCGAGACAGAGATCGtgagaaggacagaaagagGCGACATCGCTCTCGGTCCAGATCCAGATCTCGCTCCAGAGACCGAGACCGGCACAGAGAGCGAGACCGAGATAGAGATCGCGGCAAAAGACGAGACAAGACCTCCCGCTGGTCCGATCGCTCGCCGAGTCCCAGGAAAGAGCAAGACAGAGACTCTGACCGCTGGAAGGACAAACATGTGGATCGGCCTCCCCCAGAGGAGCCGTCAGTCGGTGACATCTACAACGGAAAAGTCACCAGCATCATGCAGTTCGGATGCTTTGTTCAGCTGGAGGGACTAAG GAAACGTTGGGAGggtttggtccacatttctgaGCTGCGTAGGGAGGGCCGAGTGGCCAACGTGGCCGATGTTGTCAGCAAAGGACAAAGAGTCAAAGTCAAGGTTCTGTCATTCACCGGCTCCAAGACCAGCCTCAGTATGAAG GACGTGGACCAGGAGACGGGAGAGGACCTGAACCCCAACAGGAGGAGGAACGTGGGTCCGGACGGTGGAGAGGAAATCTCCATGAGGAATCCCGACCGGCCGAGCAACCTGAACCTGGGTCAAGCCCCCGAGCTGGAGCAGGACGACACTCTGGAGCGCAAGAGGCTCACCAAGATCTCAGACCCAGAGAAGTGGGAGATCAAACAG aTGATCGCTGCCAATGTGCTCTCCAAAGAGGAATTCCCCGATTTTGATGATGAGACGGGAATCCTTCCTAAAGTCGATGATGAGGAAG ATGAAGACTTGGAGATCGAGCTGGTGGAAGAAGAACCGCCGTTCCTCAGAGGACACACCAAACAGAGCATGGACATGAGCCCCGTCAAGATCGTCAAG AATCCAGACGGCTCGCTGTCCCAGGCAGCCATGATGCAGAGCGCCTTGGCGAAGGAGAGGCGAGAGCTGAAGCAGGCGGCGCGTGAGGCTGAGATGGACTCCATCCCCATGGGCCTGAACAAACACTGGGTCGACCCGCTGCCAGACG CCGACGGGAGGCAGATTGCCGCCAACATGAGGGGCATTGGCATGATGCCTAACGACATCCCAGAGTGGAAGAAGCACGCTTTTGGAGGGAACAAGGCCTCGTACGGAAAGAAGACGCAGCTCTCCATCCTGGAGCAGAGGGAAAGTCTGCCCATCTACAAGCTGAAGGAGCAGCTCATTCAG GCTGTTCACGACAACCAGATCCTGATCGTCATCGGAGAGACGGGTTCTGGTAAAACCACGCAGATCACTCAGTACCTGGCCGAGGCCGGCTACACCACCAGGGGGAAGATCGGCTGTACGCAGCCCCGACGTGTTGCCGCCATGTCGGTGGCCAAAAGAGTCTCTGAGGAGTACGGATGTTGTCTGGGACAGGAA GTGGGCTACACCATCCGTTTTGAGGACTGCACCAGTCCTGAGACGGTAATCAAGTACATGACGGACGGTATGCTGCTGAGAGAGTGTTTGATTGACTCTGAACTGGGCCAGTACGCCATCATCATGTTGGACGAAGCCCACGAGAGGACGATCCACACCGACGTTCTGTTCGGTCTCCTCAAGAAG ACCGTCCAGAAGCGCACCGACATGAAGCTGATCGTAACGTCGGCTACGTTGGACGCCGTCAAGTTCTCTCAGTATTTCTACGAAGCGCCCATCTTCACCATCCCAGGAAGAACATATCCAGTGGAGGTTCTGTACACCAAAGAACCTGAGACGGACTACCTGGATGCCAGTCTCATCACCGTCATGCAGATTCATCTTACCGAGCCTCCAG GTGACATCCTGGTGTTTTTAACCGGGCAGGAGGAGATCGACACCGCCTGCGAGATCCTGTACGAGAGGATGAAGTCGCTCGGACCCGACGTCCCCGAGCTGATCATCCTGCCGGTTTATTCCGCTCTGCCCAGCGAGATGCAGACCAGGATCTTTGACCCGGCACCCCCAGGCAGCAGAAAG gTCGTCATTGCTACAAACATTGCAGAGACGTCTCTGACCATCGATGGGATCTATTATGTGGTGGATCCCGGCTTCGTCAAGCAGAAAGTGTACAACTCCAAGACCGGCATCGATCAGCTGGTGGTGACCCCCATCTCACAG GCTCAGGCCAAGCAGAGAGCCGGTCGCGCCGGCAGAACCGGACCGGGGAAGTGTTACAGGCTTTACACTGAGAGAGCTTACAGAGACGAGATGCTGACCACAAACGTTCCTGAGATCCAGAGAACCAACTTGGCCAGCACTGTGCTGTCTCTGAAG GCGATGGGAATCAACGACCTCCTGTCCTTTGACTTCATGGACGCTCCTCCGATGGAGACTCTGATCACAGCCATGGAGCAGCTCTACACCCTGGGAGCTCTGGACGACGAGGGTTTGCTCACCCGGCTGGGGAGGAGG ATGGCTGAGTTTCCTCTGGAGCCGATGTTGTGTAAGATGTTGATCATGTCGGTGCATCTGGGCTGCAGTGAGGAGATGCTCACCATCGTGTCCATGCTGTCTGTGCAGAACGTCTTCTACAGGCCCAAG GACAAGCAGGCGTTGGCCGACCAGAAGAAGGCCAAGTTCCACCAACCTGAAGGCGACCACCTCACCCTGCTGGCCGTCTACAACTCTTGGAAGAACAACAAGTTCTCCAACCCCTGGTGCTACGAGAACTTCATCCAGGCTCGCTCCCTTCGCAGAGCTCAGGACATCCGCAAACAGATGCTGGGAATCATGGACCG GCACAAGCTGGACGTGGTGTCCTGCGGTAAAGCCACGGTGAGAGTCCAGAAAGCCATCTGCAGCGGTTTCTTCAGGAACGCAGCCAAGAAGGATCCACAGGAAGGTTACAGAACCCTGATAGACCAGCAGGTGGTCTACATCCACCCGTCCAGCGCCCTGTTCAACCGGCAGCCAGAGTG